A window of the Natronomonas salina genome harbors these coding sequences:
- a CDS encoding DUF7504 family protein, whose protein sequence is MSAGDGLAENADRSGRGGLEDASNVLVLSPTLDDAARRSYFETLLPERPTDADVLAIDYRQTPAKWIEEWERNVGARPRSCTIVSLDETRGSAAASGPSTSFGRNTVTSVESPGDLTGLGITVSEYLSEHSGPGTFVTFDSLTVLLQFVELQRAFRFLHVLSNRVTTAEAVAHYHMDPGAHTDQEVATLSSLFDVVAAFEDGEWSVRSR, encoded by the coding sequence ATGTCTGCGGGGGATGGGCTGGCCGAGAACGCCGATAGATCGGGGCGTGGGGGCCTCGAGGACGCGTCGAACGTGCTCGTGCTGTCGCCGACGCTGGACGACGCGGCGCGGCGGTCGTACTTCGAGACGCTGCTCCCGGAGCGGCCGACCGACGCCGACGTCCTGGCGATCGACTACCGGCAGACGCCGGCCAAGTGGATCGAGGAGTGGGAGCGCAACGTCGGCGCGCGGCCGCGAAGCTGTACGATCGTCAGCCTCGATGAGACGCGCGGGTCCGCGGCCGCCTCGGGGCCGTCGACGAGCTTCGGCCGGAACACGGTCACGAGCGTCGAGAGCCCGGGGGACCTCACCGGCCTGGGGATCACCGTCAGCGAGTACCTCTCGGAGCACTCCGGCCCGGGGACCTTCGTGACGTTCGACTCGCTGACCGTCCTGCTGCAGTTCGTCGAGCTCCAGCGGGCGTTCCGCTTCCTGCACGTGCTGTCGAACCGCGTGACGACGGCCGAGGCGGTCGCCCACTACCACATGGACCCGGGCGCCCACACCGACCAGGAGGTCGCGACCCTGTCGTCGCTGTTCGACGTCGTTGCGGCGTTCGAGGACGGCGAGTGGTCGGTTCGGTCCCGGTAG
- a CDS encoding histone deacetylase family protein, whose product MRFGYREICLEHDTGSRHPETADRLRAIRRALAKRHGVAYHEGSLADRDAIEAVHDSDYVDEVESFCADGGGTWDADTVAVEKTWEAARAAAGLAGWAIDEALDGADGRDTPFAIGRPPGHHAEFDEAMGFCFFNNVGVGIQRALDRGDIESAAVFDWDVHHGNGTQDIFYDRDDVYYASVHERGLYPGTGDVLETGGPDARKTVLNVPLSGGSGDVEYATVVDELLAPGLERFDPDLLVVSAGFDAHRHDPISRMRVSTEGYGHLTKRLREITDDLDAALAFVLEGGYGLDALADSVGMVHEVFDGREPIEPEGDLTSKAKNVIDDVRDAHDL is encoded by the coding sequence ATGAGGTTCGGCTACCGCGAGATCTGTCTCGAACACGACACCGGCTCCCGGCACCCGGAGACCGCCGACCGGCTCCGGGCCATCCGGCGGGCGCTCGCCAAGCGCCACGGCGTGGCGTACCACGAGGGCAGCCTCGCGGACCGAGACGCGATCGAGGCCGTCCACGACAGCGACTACGTCGACGAGGTCGAGTCGTTCTGCGCGGACGGCGGCGGCACCTGGGACGCCGACACCGTCGCCGTCGAGAAGACGTGGGAGGCTGCCCGCGCCGCCGCCGGCCTCGCGGGCTGGGCGATCGACGAGGCCCTCGACGGCGCCGACGGCCGCGATACGCCCTTCGCCATCGGGCGGCCGCCCGGTCACCACGCCGAGTTCGACGAGGCGATGGGCTTCTGCTTCTTCAACAACGTCGGCGTGGGCATCCAGCGCGCGCTCGACCGCGGCGACATCGAGTCGGCGGCCGTCTTCGACTGGGACGTCCACCACGGCAACGGCACCCAGGACATCTTCTACGACCGCGACGACGTCTACTACGCCTCCGTCCACGAGCGGGGGCTCTACCCCGGGACCGGCGACGTCCTCGAGACCGGCGGCCCGGACGCGCGCAAGACGGTCCTCAACGTCCCGCTGTCGGGCGGGAGCGGCGACGTCGAGTACGCCACCGTCGTCGACGAGCTGCTGGCGCCCGGCCTGGAGCGGTTCGACCCCGACCTACTGGTCGTCTCGGCGGGCTTCGACGCCCACCGCCACGACCCCATCTCGCGGATGCGCGTCTCCACGGAGGGGTACGGCCACCTGACCAAGCGGCTCCGCGAGATCACCGACGACCTCGACGCCGCCCTGGCGTTCGTCCTCGAGGGCGGCTACGGGCTCGACGCGCTCGCCGACTCCGTCGGGATGGTCCACGAGGTCTTCGACGGCCGCGAGCCGATCGAGCCGGAGGGCGACCTCACCTCGAAGGCGAAGAACGTCATCGACGACGTGCGCGACGCCCACGATCTCTGA
- a CDS encoding single-stranded DNA binding protein, with amino-acid sequence MGAIEEIYAELDADVSEEEFREAVEAKVEQMGGLADEETAAMLIKHDLDGGEVETIADIEPGLEEAKFLGKVTSVGDLRTFERDGEDDEGRVLNLDVADESGSVRVALWDDDAVAADDELAVGDVLRVKGRPKEGYNGLEVSADRVEVDEEADVDVDVGGEVTADSLSMGQSDVNLRGVVLDTDSIRTFDRDDGSEGRVSNLTLGDETGRVRVTLWDEQADLAEELEAGQSVEVVDGYVRERDGSLELHVGDRGAVDELEETVEFVPDATDIDSLELDQTVDIAGVVRSADPKRTFDRDDGSEGQVRNIRVQDQTGDIRVALWGDKADKDLGPGDEVFCADVEIQDGWQDDLEASAGWRSTVTVVDGAEPDRDDDATGLDQFADGSKPESGSDGVDDEESADAAAADGADAAGDDPETFTGTVVQPGDPVILDSGDETLHVETDADVHLGQEVTVRGRRDGERFVAEEVF; translated from the coding sequence ATGGGTGCCATCGAGGAAATCTACGCGGAACTCGACGCCGACGTCTCCGAGGAGGAGTTCCGCGAGGCCGTCGAAGCGAAGGTCGAACAGATGGGGGGGCTGGCGGACGAGGAGACCGCCGCGATGCTCATCAAGCACGACCTCGACGGCGGCGAAGTGGAGACCATCGCCGACATCGAACCGGGCCTCGAGGAGGCGAAGTTCCTCGGGAAGGTGACGAGCGTCGGCGACCTGCGGACCTTCGAGCGGGACGGCGAGGACGACGAGGGTCGCGTCCTGAACCTGGACGTGGCCGACGAGTCCGGGAGCGTCCGGGTCGCGCTGTGGGACGACGACGCCGTCGCGGCCGACGACGAACTGGCGGTCGGCGACGTCCTGCGCGTGAAGGGTCGCCCGAAGGAGGGGTACAACGGCCTGGAGGTCAGCGCCGACCGCGTCGAGGTCGACGAGGAGGCCGACGTGGACGTCGACGTCGGCGGCGAGGTGACCGCCGACTCGCTGTCGATGGGCCAGTCGGACGTCAACCTCCGGGGCGTTGTCCTCGACACCGACTCCATCCGGACCTTCGACCGCGACGACGGCAGCGAGGGCCGCGTCTCGAACCTGACGCTCGGCGACGAGACGGGCCGCGTCCGCGTGACGCTGTGGGACGAGCAGGCCGACCTCGCCGAGGAGCTGGAGGCCGGCCAGAGCGTCGAGGTCGTCGACGGCTACGTCCGCGAGCGCGACGGCTCCCTGGAGCTGCACGTCGGCGACCGCGGCGCGGTCGACGAACTCGAGGAGACCGTCGAGTTCGTCCCCGATGCGACCGACATCGACAGCCTGGAACTCGACCAGACGGTCGACATCGCGGGCGTCGTCCGCTCGGCGGACCCCAAACGGACCTTCGACCGCGACGACGGCAGCGAGGGTCAGGTCCGCAACATCCGGGTGCAGGACCAGACCGGCGACATCCGGGTGGCGCTGTGGGGCGACAAGGCCGACAAGGACCTCGGGCCGGGCGACGAGGTGTTCTGCGCCGACGTCGAGATCCAGGACGGCTGGCAGGACGACCTCGAGGCCTCCGCAGGCTGGCGGTCGACGGTCACCGTCGTCGACGGCGCGGAGCCGGACCGCGACGACGACGCCACCGGGCTCGACCAGTTCGCCGACGGCTCGAAGCCCGAGTCGGGGTCGGACGGGGTGGACGACGAGGAGTCGGCCGACGCCGCCGCCGCGGACGGCGCGGACGCCGCGGGCGACGACCCGGAAACGTTCACGGGGACGGTGGTCCAGCCGGGCGACCCGGTCATCCTCGACAGCGGCGACGAGACGCTGCACGTCGAGACGGACGCCGACGTCCACCTCGGCCAGGAGGTCACCGTCCGCGGGCGGCGCGACGGCGAGCGGTTCGTCGCCGAAGAGGTCTTCTGA
- a CDS encoding glycerophosphodiester phosphodiesterase family protein, which yields MSPDWLRKRPIAHRGLHGDGIPENSLAAFEAAVESGYPVELDVRLTADGVAVVCHDERLQRLCGMDAAVDEVEWAELSELTLLDSDQSVPTFDAALRAIDGGVPVLVEVKNRGRPGSVESAVATVLDGYDDPFAVQSFNPLTVGWFRRNRPGWPRGQVAGRLRNVPEVGPLARFTCRRLLASPLARPDFVAYEHDALPYWPVTLHRKLGVPVLAWTVRTPAALERARAHADNVIFESVRP from the coding sequence GTGTCACCGGACTGGCTCCGCAAGCGGCCGATCGCCCACCGGGGCCTCCACGGCGACGGCATCCCGGAGAACTCCCTGGCGGCGTTCGAGGCGGCCGTCGAGTCCGGATACCCGGTCGAACTCGACGTCCGGCTGACGGCCGACGGGGTGGCGGTGGTCTGTCACGACGAGCGGCTCCAGCGGCTCTGCGGGATGGACGCTGCAGTGGACGAGGTGGAGTGGGCGGAGCTGTCGGAACTGACGCTGCTGGACTCCGACCAGAGCGTCCCGACGTTCGATGCCGCGCTCCGGGCTATCGACGGAGGGGTGCCGGTCCTCGTGGAGGTGAAGAACCGGGGTCGGCCGGGGAGCGTCGAGTCGGCGGTCGCGACGGTGCTGGACGGTTACGACGACCCGTTCGCGGTTCAGTCGTTCAACCCCCTGACCGTCGGGTGGTTCCGGCGGAATCGACCCGGGTGGCCGCGCGGACAGGTCGCCGGGAGGCTGCGGAACGTACCGGAGGTCGGGCCGCTCGCGCGGTTCACCTGTCGGCGGCTCCTCGCCAGCCCCCTCGCCCGACCGGACTTCGTCGCCTACGAGCACGACGCGCTTCCGTACTGGCCGGTCACCCTCCACCGGAAGCTGGGCGTCCCCGTGCTGGCGTGGACGGTCCGGACGCCGGCCGCGCTGGAGCGAGCCCGTGCCCACGCCGACAACGTCATCTTCGAGTCGGTTCGGCCGTGA
- a CDS encoding asparagine synthase-related protein, protein MVGICGVVGEGTAALDTLIEGLTWTGGEATERTATSEVAVGVATHPSEPSSGPAVVPERDATVWLWGDVWGYEGSGGYETVETAPAAFAARRYGEAGIDFVEGLNGSFAGVVHDREAGRVEVFTDRLGTRPVHHARTDDGAVFSTDVQSLPAHPGVPHGFDVDALAEYFTLQRSFGLETPLEGVELLPPGSVTTFDLDGGSVETTRYWEPRYEPEDRPRSYFADRLATLVERVVEERTDPDATYGLLLSGGSDSRLALAALAASDRTVHAYHLNEWENREADVARRAAATVGADYTFLRRDQDYHARVLEETAPITNFVGYFNQVHAAGFADRLRDEVDELVTGHYGDMLFEGNHFPTREVDLGRLGSFDLPVEREVRTAADLVEHRVGGRTAPAYIADALDEDIADIYAANVDRRGDRVVDHGVEYRSLREAVVASRCPLTNGTSQIFYHGTLQMLPSWTPFLDNRLVDLFLSTPARHLLRGGLVGAAVERLAPDLAAIPHANSGVGLSRPFAVQWLGRIATGFAERYLADPPAESHWTSGPWPDHGDLIRTNDFVRETLEEHEDLIRALPFLDADGVGACYQDHLDGAHNLAALYSLVTFLEMPVVQELARESAAPVTARRGSAESD, encoded by the coding sequence ATGGTCGGAATCTGTGGCGTCGTCGGTGAGGGAACGGCGGCCCTCGATACCCTTATCGAGGGGCTCACGTGGACCGGGGGGGAGGCGACGGAGAGGACAGCGACGTCAGAGGTAGCCGTCGGCGTCGCGACCCACCCCTCGGAACCCTCGTCGGGGCCCGCCGTGGTCCCCGAACGTGACGCGACCGTCTGGCTCTGGGGCGACGTGTGGGGATACGAGGGCTCCGGGGGCTACGAGACTGTCGAGACGGCGCCCGCCGCCTTCGCCGCCAGGCGGTACGGCGAGGCGGGAATCGACTTCGTCGAGGGGCTCAACGGGAGCTTCGCGGGCGTGGTCCACGACCGCGAGGCCGGCCGGGTCGAGGTGTTCACCGACCGGCTGGGGACGCGACCGGTCCACCACGCCCGGACCGACGACGGCGCGGTGTTCTCGACGGACGTCCAGTCGCTCCCGGCGCACCCGGGCGTTCCCCACGGCTTCGACGTCGACGCCCTCGCGGAGTACTTCACGCTGCAGCGGAGTTTCGGGCTGGAGACGCCGCTCGAGGGGGTCGAGCTGCTGCCGCCGGGTTCGGTCACGACGTTCGACCTCGACGGCGGCTCCGTGGAGACGACCCGCTACTGGGAGCCCCGCTACGAGCCCGAGGACCGCCCGCGGTCGTACTTCGCCGACCGGCTCGCGACGCTCGTCGAACGGGTCGTCGAGGAGCGGACCGACCCAGACGCGACCTACGGTCTGCTGTTGAGCGGCGGGAGCGACTCGCGGCTCGCCCTGGCGGCCCTCGCCGCGTCGGACCGCACCGTCCACGCCTACCACCTCAACGAGTGGGAGAACCGGGAGGCCGACGTCGCCCGGCGAGCCGCCGCGACCGTCGGCGCCGACTACACCTTCCTGCGGCGCGACCAGGACTACCACGCCCGCGTCCTCGAGGAGACGGCGCCGATCACGAACTTCGTCGGCTACTTCAACCAGGTCCACGCCGCGGGGTTCGCCGACCGCCTCCGCGACGAGGTCGACGAACTGGTGACGGGCCACTACGGCGACATGCTGTTCGAGGGGAACCACTTCCCGACGCGCGAGGTCGACCTCGGGAGGCTGGGGTCGTTCGACCTGCCGGTCGAGCGCGAGGTCCGGACCGCGGCGGACCTCGTCGAGCACCGCGTCGGCGGCCGGACCGCACCCGCGTACATCGCCGACGCGCTGGACGAGGATATCGCCGATATCTACGCGGCGAACGTCGACCGCCGCGGCGACCGGGTCGTCGACCACGGCGTCGAGTACCGGTCGCTCCGGGAGGCCGTCGTCGCCAGTCGCTGTCCCCTCACGAACGGGACCTCCCAGATATTCTACCACGGAACCCTCCAGATGCTGCCGTCGTGGACGCCGTTCCTCGACAACCGGCTCGTCGATCTGTTCCTCTCGACGCCCGCCCGGCACCTCCTGCGCGGCGGGCTGGTCGGCGCGGCCGTCGAACGGCTCGCCCCCGACCTGGCGGCCATCCCTCACGCGAACTCCGGCGTCGGTCTCTCGCGGCCGTTCGCGGTCCAGTGGCTCGGCCGGATCGCCACCGGCTTCGCCGAGCGCTACCTCGCGGACCCGCCCGCCGAGTCTCACTGGACCAGCGGTCCGTGGCCCGATCACGGCGACCTGATCCGGACGAACGACTTCGTCCGCGAGACGCTCGAGGAGCACGAGGACCTGATCCGGGCGCTGCCGTTCCTGGACGCCGACGGCGTGGGGGCGTGCTATCAGGACCACCTCGACGGCGCCCACAACCTCGCGGCGCTGTACTCGCTGGTGACGTTCCTCGAGATGCCGGTCGTCCAGGAACTCGCCAGGGAGTCGGCCGCCCCCGTGACGGCACGCCGGGGGTCCGCAGAGTCGGACTGA
- a CDS encoding histone family protein, with translation MSVELPFAPVDTIIRRNAGQLRVSAEAAEELARRIQDRGADLAAAAAEEATADGRKTLMAEDFEAPVVDKDLLELPVAPVDRIARLDIDDRYRVSMDARIALAGVLESYADTVAAASAILARHADRRTIKAEDVEAYYELEPYFE, from the coding sequence ATGAGCGTCGAGTTACCGTTCGCCCCGGTGGATACGATTATCCGCCGGAACGCCGGTCAGTTGCGTGTCAGCGCCGAAGCGGCCGAGGAACTCGCGCGCCGGATCCAGGACCGCGGGGCGGACCTGGCGGCCGCGGCGGCCGAAGAGGCCACGGCGGACGGTCGGAAGACGCTGATGGCCGAGGACTTCGAGGCCCCGGTCGTCGACAAGGACTTACTGGAGTTGCCGGTCGCGCCGGTCGACCGCATCGCACGCCTCGACATCGACGATCGCTACCGCGTCTCCATGGACGCCCGCATCGCGCTGGCGGGCGTCCTCGAGTCGTACGCCGACACGGTCGCGGCGGCGTCGGCCATCCTCGCCCGGCACGCCGACCGCCGGACCATCAAAGCCGAGGACGTCGAGGCCTACTACGAACTGGAACCGTACTTCGAATGA